The following proteins are encoded in a genomic region of Xanthomonas cassavae CFBP 4642:
- a CDS encoding non-ribosomal peptide synthetase, translating into MSSPVASDTESDIKRPAPAGSAALQTDPAQTDPTLHAELAADLGIPTAHLEAHANLIQLGMDSMHLMAWLNRLRQRGHKVTLRELYAAPTSAGWSRLLRHKTGTVHAPAAASPEWPQMRDGEAFELTPVQHAYLVGRSPQQTLGGVGCHLYQEFDGGGLSSRALESAVQALIQRHPMLRVHFRSDGLQQYQTQSRWPGLAIHDLRAMDAAARDAALLDLRERLGHRVLAVARGETIDFQLSLLPDGRHRLHVNIDLLVLDAASFTLVFEELAALLRGDTLAAPDPGYDFRSYLAQLQQQTGPARERAQRHWLDRLGTLPRAPALPLACEPERIESVRTRRHRAELKAADWERFKTHAGASGVTPTMALATCFGAVLARWSNQPRLLLNLTLFDRQPLHRSVERMIADFTNVLLLDLCGEGAAFDTLAQRNQDAFADAYEHRHWSGVELLRELRKQQTHPHGAPVVFTSNLGRPLYGDGTGPMLGEPGWGISQTPQVWIDHLAFEHGSALCLQWDSNATLFPQGLVDTLFEAYTTLVRRLVDDAEAWHVPLPDPMPATQRQVRARINATTRPVPRGLLHQGVFAAAERNPQALALIHGTRSLSYAALAEQARRCAGALVGQGVRPGDTVAIVMSKGIGQVVAVLGVLSAGAVYVPVALDQPAQRRRKIQRDAGVVMLLTCREDAQPAAAQDTDANDPPVLCWQDAIGHAPMASPVDVDPEHPAYVIYTSGSTGTPKGVTISHRAALNTCADINQRYRLAAGDRVLALSALHFDLSVFDIFGLLAAGGALVLVDDAQRRDPAAWCQIIDSHRITVWNSVPALFDMLLTYSEGLQLHAPARLRLTLLSGDWIGLDLPQRYRAFRADGQFVAMGGATEAAIWSNACDVQDVPPQWRSIPYGTPLANQRYRVVDEHGRDCPDWVPGELWIGGEGVALGYFNDPERTARQFAAAADGRWYRTGDMGCYWPDGTLEFLGRRDTQVKIGGHRIELGEIETALQRIDGVRQAVAMAVGKREKSLAAFVVAQGDALHSLRHADPALPADYAALFAPIAAEATREPEVERLVADFVLAHLRRQGLDFTAPTDIDAIVHQMGSAPRWRGLLQRWLDLLVRQQRLDHAAQGQGYVRGLHHHQAPWQPASGNPLSATAEALLAHHDALALILRDQRPAFTLLEHAVWAPERLLLQSRGTPAAIDGLAAALEALSQTLGRPVRAVEIGARTGLAAETLLRRLGVDQLSYTALETSQDMVLRATDRLAAYPHACVRRWDRAAQMELAHRADLVWSCNALHRLGDDALDALATLAAPAALIHVLELRSASCLALVSADLLAQDGEALGSRLRDAAGWQATFRQRGLHDALVDAAGDQQRFVLRAPAQLRLPDPRKLSAALAAQLPAYMVPQRLVFLDALPLTANGKVDHQALRTLCQPALPAEAAPEPPCGDAEIAIAATWRALLQAPVLHRHSHFFQLGGDSLLATRLIGALDQAGVDARLGDLFDYPTLATFAATVQMRGDRGAEQLRADPNARHAPFALTEVQQAYLVGRQPGFPLGGVGAQFFIEFEVADLDVPRFEAAWNRLIARHDMLRAVVREGRQQVLAEVPAFTLQRHRVAHFDHADASALYARLSCQVLDPTRWPVFDVQAAEDGSGTSRVFVCLDNLLLDGLSMQILLAELEQLYADPERALPHLEIGFRDYLAHIAGQPPSDASLAYWQRRLDRLPAAPQLPLRRDPIAIGVPHFVRLSDRLTVAEWTALKACAKQAGLTPSALLLSAYAAVLSAWSADKDLCVNLTLFDRRPVHPQIEAVLGDFTSLLLVAWQPATHWRASAQQLQQRLRQDLVHRDVSAIRIMRELAQRRGQAAAAMPVVFTSAIGFAGDRFLAQAAALKPRRGISQTPQVWLDHQVYESEGELRFNWDAVEALFDPAQLSAMFEQYAALLRRLAGDPGAWDLTLDSLVPPAQGHATAPVATAPLALATAAQPPAADAALVDTLRARFQRVTELPIAARQSFFEAGASSLQLVQLHLQLRQAGHDGLAVTDLFAHATPHALALHLAGLAGAAPATAPLPESGRQTLLEQRKARALRRQGEA; encoded by the coding sequence ATGAGCTCGCCCGTGGCCTCTGACACCGAATCGGACATCAAGCGCCCTGCCCCCGCAGGCAGCGCCGCGCTGCAGACAGATCCTGCGCAAACCGACCCGACACTGCACGCCGAGCTCGCAGCTGATCTGGGCATCCCGACCGCACACCTGGAGGCGCACGCCAATCTGATCCAGCTGGGCATGGACTCCATGCACCTGATGGCGTGGCTGAACCGGCTGCGCCAACGCGGCCACAAGGTCACGCTGCGAGAGCTCTATGCCGCGCCCACGTCAGCCGGCTGGAGCCGCCTGCTGCGGCACAAGACCGGTACCGTGCACGCGCCAGCCGCCGCGTCGCCGGAGTGGCCGCAGATGCGCGACGGCGAGGCCTTCGAACTGACGCCGGTGCAGCATGCCTATCTGGTCGGCCGCTCCCCTCAACAAACGCTCGGCGGGGTCGGTTGTCACCTCTACCAGGAGTTCGATGGCGGCGGCCTCTCCAGCCGGGCGCTGGAATCGGCGGTGCAGGCGCTGATCCAGCGCCATCCGATGCTGCGCGTGCATTTTCGCAGCGATGGGCTCCAGCAATACCAAACGCAATCCAGGTGGCCCGGTCTGGCCATCCACGACCTGCGTGCGATGGACGCCGCCGCGCGCGATGCCGCCTTGCTGGATCTGCGCGAACGGCTCGGGCATCGCGTGCTGGCCGTCGCGCGCGGCGAAACCATCGATTTCCAGCTTTCGCTGCTGCCTGATGGCCGCCATCGGCTGCACGTCAACATCGATCTGCTGGTGCTCGACGCGGCCAGCTTCACGCTGGTGTTCGAAGAATTGGCTGCATTGCTGCGCGGCGACACGCTTGCGGCGCCCGATCCCGGTTACGACTTCCGCAGCTATCTGGCCCAACTGCAGCAGCAGACCGGACCTGCCCGCGAGCGTGCGCAACGCCATTGGCTCGACCGGCTGGGCACCCTGCCACGCGCACCGGCGCTGCCGCTGGCCTGCGAACCCGAGCGCATCGAATCGGTCCGCACCCGCCGGCACCGCGCCGAACTGAAGGCCGCTGACTGGGAACGCTTCAAGACCCATGCAGGCGCCAGCGGCGTGACGCCGACCATGGCGCTGGCGACCTGCTTCGGCGCCGTGCTGGCGCGCTGGAGCAATCAGCCGCGCCTGCTGCTCAACCTCACCCTGTTCGACCGCCAGCCGCTGCATCGGTCGGTCGAGCGCATGATCGCCGACTTCACCAATGTGCTGCTGCTCGACCTGTGCGGCGAAGGCGCCGCGTTCGACACGCTTGCGCAACGCAATCAGGACGCCTTCGCAGACGCTTACGAACATCGCCACTGGTCAGGCGTGGAACTGCTGCGCGAGTTGCGCAAGCAGCAAACCCATCCGCACGGTGCGCCGGTGGTGTTCACCAGCAACCTCGGCCGCCCGCTGTACGGCGATGGCACCGGCCCGATGCTGGGTGAACCCGGTTGGGGGATCTCGCAGACGCCGCAGGTCTGGATCGACCATCTGGCGTTCGAACACGGCTCGGCGCTGTGCCTGCAATGGGACAGCAACGCGACGCTGTTCCCGCAGGGTCTGGTCGACACCTTGTTCGAGGCCTACACGACCCTGGTCCGCCGCCTGGTTGACGACGCGGAGGCTTGGCACGTGCCGTTGCCGGACCCGATGCCGGCCACGCAGCGCCAGGTGCGCGCGCGGATCAACGCCACCACGCGGCCGGTGCCGCGCGGGCTGCTGCATCAGGGCGTCTTCGCCGCCGCCGAGCGCAACCCGCAGGCGCTCGCGCTCATCCACGGCACCCGTTCGCTGAGCTATGCCGCCTTGGCCGAGCAGGCGCGGCGTTGCGCCGGAGCGCTGGTTGGCCAGGGCGTGCGCCCCGGCGACACGGTTGCCATCGTCATGTCCAAGGGCATCGGACAGGTGGTCGCGGTGCTGGGGGTGCTGTCTGCCGGTGCGGTCTACGTGCCGGTCGCGCTCGACCAGCCGGCGCAACGTCGCCGCAAGATCCAGCGCGACGCCGGCGTGGTCATGCTGCTGACCTGTCGCGAAGACGCACAGCCCGCCGCTGCGCAGGACACCGACGCCAACGACCCCCCGGTGCTGTGCTGGCAGGACGCCATCGGCCATGCGCCCATGGCCTCCCCCGTCGACGTGGACCCGGAACATCCCGCCTACGTCATCTACACCTCCGGCTCGACCGGCACGCCGAAGGGCGTGACCATCTCGCACCGCGCGGCGCTCAATACCTGCGCCGACATCAACCAGCGCTACCGGCTCGCGGCCGGCGACCGCGTGCTGGCGCTGTCGGCGCTGCACTTCGATCTTTCCGTATTCGACATCTTCGGTCTACTGGCGGCCGGTGGCGCGCTGGTGCTCGTCGATGACGCGCAACGCCGGGATCCCGCCGCGTGGTGCCAGATCATCGACAGCCACCGCATCACGGTCTGGAACAGCGTGCCGGCATTGTTCGACATGCTGCTGACCTACAGCGAGGGCCTGCAGCTGCATGCGCCGGCCCGGCTGCGCCTGACGCTGCTGTCCGGCGACTGGATCGGGCTGGACCTGCCGCAACGCTACCGGGCGTTCCGCGCCGACGGGCAGTTCGTTGCGATGGGCGGCGCGACCGAAGCGGCGATCTGGTCGAACGCCTGCGATGTGCAGGACGTGCCGCCGCAATGGCGCTCGATCCCCTACGGAACCCCGCTGGCCAACCAACGCTACCGGGTGGTCGACGAGCACGGCCGCGACTGCCCCGACTGGGTGCCCGGCGAGCTGTGGATCGGCGGCGAAGGTGTCGCCTTGGGCTATTTCAACGATCCAGAGCGCACCGCCCGGCAGTTCGCCGCCGCCGCCGATGGCCGCTGGTACCGCACCGGCGACATGGGCTGCTACTGGCCCGACGGCACCCTGGAATTCCTTGGCCGCCGCGACACCCAGGTCAAGATCGGCGGCCACCGCATCGAGCTGGGCGAAATCGAGACCGCCCTGCAGCGCATCGACGGGGTGCGTCAGGCCGTGGCGATGGCGGTCGGCAAGCGCGAGAAATCGCTGGCTGCCTTCGTCGTGGCCCAGGGCGATGCATTGCACAGCCTGCGTCACGCCGACCCTGCACTGCCGGCCGACTATGCCGCCCTGTTTGCGCCGATTGCCGCCGAGGCGACGCGTGAGCCGGAGGTCGAACGCCTGGTCGCCGACTTTGTGCTCGCACATCTACGCCGGCAGGGTCTGGACTTCACTGCACCGACCGATATCGATGCGATCGTCCACCAGATGGGCAGTGCGCCGCGCTGGCGCGGCTTGCTGCAACGCTGGCTGGACCTGCTGGTCCGCCAGCAACGCCTCGACCACGCTGCGCAAGGCCAGGGCTACGTTCGCGGGCTGCACCACCATCAGGCGCCCTGGCAACCTGCGAGCGGCAACCCGCTCAGCGCAACCGCCGAGGCCTTGCTCGCTCACCATGACGCCCTGGCACTGATTCTGCGCGACCAACGGCCGGCGTTCACCCTGCTTGAGCATGCCGTCTGGGCACCCGAGCGACTGTTGTTGCAAAGCCGGGGGACGCCTGCAGCAATCGATGGGCTGGCCGCTGCGCTCGAGGCGCTGTCGCAGACGTTGGGCCGCCCTGTGCGCGCTGTCGAGATCGGCGCACGCACCGGTCTGGCCGCCGAAACGCTGCTGCGCCGCCTGGGCGTGGACCAGCTCAGCTACACCGCGCTGGAGACCTCGCAGGACATGGTGCTGCGCGCAACGGACCGGCTTGCCGCCTATCCGCATGCCTGCGTCAGGCGCTGGGACCGCGCCGCGCAGATGGAATTGGCCCACCGCGCCGACCTGGTGTGGTCCTGCAACGCCTTGCACCGGCTTGGCGATGACGCACTGGACGCCCTCGCCACGTTGGCGGCGCCAGCGGCGCTGATCCACGTGCTTGAGTTGCGGAGTGCCTCCTGCCTTGCCCTGGTCAGCGCCGACCTGCTGGCGCAGGACGGAGAAGCGCTCGGCAGCCGTCTGCGCGACGCTGCCGGTTGGCAGGCCACCTTCCGGCAACGCGGCCTGCACGATGCCCTGGTCGATGCGGCAGGCGACCAGCAACGCTTCGTGCTGCGTGCGCCTGCGCAGCTGCGCCTGCCCGATCCGCGCAAACTGTCGGCGGCATTGGCCGCACAGTTGCCTGCCTATATGGTGCCGCAGCGACTGGTGTTCCTGGACGCGCTGCCGCTCACCGCCAACGGCAAGGTCGATCACCAGGCCCTGCGCACGCTCTGTCAACCCGCCCTGCCGGCCGAAGCTGCGCCAGAACCGCCCTGCGGCGATGCCGAGATCGCCATCGCCGCCACGTGGCGCGCGCTGCTGCAGGCGCCGGTGCTGCACCGGCATAGCCACTTCTTCCAGCTGGGCGGCGACAGCCTGCTGGCAACCCGCCTGATCGGCGCACTGGACCAGGCCGGCGTCGATGCCCGCCTGGGCGATCTCTTCGACTACCCCACGCTGGCCACCTTTGCGGCCACCGTGCAAATGCGGGGCGATCGTGGTGCCGAGCAGCTGCGAGCCGACCCGAACGCGCGGCACGCGCCGTTCGCGCTCACCGAGGTGCAGCAGGCCTATCTGGTGGGACGCCAGCCCGGCTTCCCGCTCGGCGGCGTCGGCGCGCAGTTCTTTATTGAATTCGAGGTCGCCGACCTCGACGTACCCCGCTTCGAGGCTGCCTGGAACCGCCTGATCGCCCGCCACGACATGCTGCGCGCCGTGGTTCGCGAGGGCCGGCAGCAGGTGCTGGCCGAGGTACCTGCGTTCACCTTGCAGCGTCATCGCGTCGCGCATTTCGACCACGCCGATGCCAGCGCGCTGTATGCGCGGCTGTCCTGTCAGGTGCTCGATCCGACGCGCTGGCCGGTCTTCGACGTGCAGGCCGCCGAGGACGGCAGCGGCACCAGCCGCGTGTTCGTCTGCCTCGACAACCTGCTGCTGGACGGGCTGAGCATGCAGATCCTGCTGGCCGAGCTGGAGCAGCTCTACGCCGACCCCGAGCGTGCGTTGCCGCACCTGGAGATCGGCTTTCGCGATTATCTGGCGCATATCGCCGGCCAGCCACCCAGCGATGCCTCGCTGGCGTACTGGCAGCGGCGACTGGACCGCCTGCCAGCCGCGCCGCAACTGCCGCTGCGTCGCGATCCGATCGCCATCGGCGTGCCGCACTTCGTGCGCCTGTCCGACCGCCTCACCGTGGCCGAATGGACTGCGCTCAAAGCCTGCGCCAAACAGGCAGGGCTGACGCCGTCGGCGTTGTTGTTGTCCGCCTACGCTGCGGTGCTGTCGGCCTGGAGCGCGGACAAAGACTTGTGCGTGAACCTCACCCTGTTCGACCGGCGCCCAGTGCATCCGCAAATCGAGGCCGTGCTGGGCGATTTCACCTCGCTGCTGCTGGTGGCCTGGCAGCCCGCCACGCACTGGCGCGCCAGCGCCCAGCAGCTGCAGCAGCGCCTACGGCAAGACCTGGTGCATCGCGATGTCTCGGCCATCCGCATCATGCGCGAACTGGCGCAGCGCCGCGGCCAGGCCGCGGCGGCCATGCCGGTGGTCTTTACCAGTGCGATCGGGTTTGCCGGCGACCGCTTCCTGGCGCAAGCCGCAGCGCTGAAACCGCGCCGGGGCATCTCGCAGACGCCGCAGGTCTGGCTGGACCACCAGGTCTACGAGTCCGAAGGTGAGCTGCGCTTCAACTGGGACGCGGTGGAGGCGCTGTTCGACCCGGCGCAGCTGTCGGCCATGTTCGAGCAGTACGCGGCGCTGCTGCGCCGCCTTGCCGGCGATCCCGGCGCCTGGGATCTGACACTGGACTCGCTGGTGCCGCCGGCGCAAGGGCACGCCACCGCACCTGTCGCAACGGCGCCGCTCGCCCTGGCGACCGCCGCCCAGCCGCCAGCAGCCGATGCGGCGCTGGTTGACACGCTGCGCGCGCGGTTCCAACGCGTCACCGAGCTGCCGATCGCCGCTCGGCAAAGCTTCTTCGAGGCCGGTGCCTCCTCGTTACAGCTGGTGCAGTTACATCTCCAACTGCGCCAGGCCGGGCACGACGGCCTGGCGGTGACCGACCTGTTCGCACATGCCACGCCGCACGCGCTGGCGCTGCATCTGGCTGGATTGGCTGGCGCTGCCCCCGCCACCGCACCGTTGCCGGAGTCGGGGCGGCAAACGCTGCTGGAACAGCGCAAGGCGCGTGCACTGCGTCGGCAGGGCGAGGCATGA
- a CDS encoding helix-turn-helix transcriptional regulator — MNSTPTPHIASEVTVSSLLAGTAVPDLQADASCGLIQVTPQPGVDVLLWQAHFPQPVTMSVRDDWDRVHFSCALHGRCSFAMRERGSEIEHVLEERMSCINYTPGCTSKSSYAGSFEQVTVSVRPDLLADWIPDLGGSLRRDLDATHCCDMQRCGAEMHATAHALSEALRAASARPDLRKAASPLWLLGQALVLVSLSVEARCEQAPSQQNAPCPASQKKLLRARDLLLADLSKAPTITELARETGLSAVTLKRGFRQLFDHSIYGLFQHERMHMARERLCNGHAAVTVVAADLGYTNASHFTAAFRKQFGVNPSAFKRQR; from the coding sequence ATGAACTCCACCCCTACGCCGCATATCGCTTCCGAAGTCACCGTCTCCTCGTTACTTGCCGGCACGGCGGTGCCGGATCTGCAAGCCGACGCATCCTGCGGACTGATTCAGGTGACGCCGCAACCCGGTGTCGATGTGCTGCTGTGGCAGGCGCACTTCCCCCAGCCGGTGACCATGAGCGTGCGCGACGACTGGGACCGGGTGCACTTTTCCTGCGCCCTGCATGGACGCTGCAGCTTCGCGATGCGTGAACGCGGCAGCGAGATCGAGCATGTGCTGGAAGAACGCATGAGTTGCATCAACTACACCCCGGGCTGCACCAGCAAGTCGTCCTACGCGGGCAGCTTCGAGCAGGTCACCGTCTCCGTCCGTCCGGATCTGCTTGCCGATTGGATACCTGACTTGGGCGGATCGCTGCGCCGGGACCTGGACGCAACCCACTGCTGCGACATGCAGCGCTGCGGCGCCGAAATGCATGCCACGGCGCATGCCCTGAGCGAGGCCTTGCGGGCGGCGTCGGCACGCCCGGATTTGCGCAAGGCTGCCTCCCCGCTGTGGTTGCTGGGCCAGGCGCTGGTGCTGGTGAGCCTGTCGGTGGAAGCCCGCTGCGAACAGGCACCATCGCAGCAGAACGCGCCCTGCCCGGCCAGCCAGAAGAAACTGCTGCGTGCACGCGACCTGCTGCTTGCGGATCTGAGCAAGGCGCCCACAATCACCGAACTGGCGCGGGAAACCGGACTGAGCGCGGTGACGCTCAAGCGCGGCTTCCGGCAGTTGTTCGACCACAGCATCTATGGGCTGTTCCAACACGAACGGATGCACATGGCGCGCGAGCGTCTGTGCAACGGCCATGCCGCGGTGACCGTAGTCGCCGCCGACCTGGGCTACACCAACGCGAGCCACTTCACGGCCGCCTTCCGCAAGCAGTTCGGCGTCAATCCTTCGGCGTTCAAGCGCCAGCGCTGA
- a CDS encoding TonB-dependent receptor, with protein sequence MQHPFVAQTPQCRFQTLHSLTLALLAALAAAPSVSAAQGSSPNRAAEDAVSDPGATVEGQVTELDGMTVTARLAAEHAKDIPFGIGVIGGSELETRRQLTLEEALRATPGVNVWSDGSPHSANVLIRGTGSINPVSTDDGAVALSIDGVPLSMRSMSLGTLDIERVEILKGPQGTLFGSNSRAGAINVITNKPTRDLQAYVRGEMGQQGQQLEEAMISGPLSESLSGRFAIRNSGSDHWVDNTRTGEPLSKPRSLMFRGSVCWENGAGTDLLFTADREDARRNLGLAVLRPYDDPPVMDVTPGLYDDNSKTVERYAVILNHDLPVGRLTSVTGYSRFDTDFVGGYDARAMQAMFGVAAENMQRSRMDGNTLSQDLRWTSLPGASVFWVTGVNLSRAQRSFDQLYISSNQAMERDYQTDSHAVYGEVTWPLTDVLKLTGGLRHTWDHKAYDALYAGTVSDYRRLRDDYSTGRVALSSALTATTNLYAAVSRGYESGGIGDFPTQLADSVPFKPAASNALEVGFKTESADGRYALNGALFATRVKDDHLMGFDPATLATSTVNADTRSRGAELQGTWQVGQGFSLSGGLSVIDAEITNNVSGVSGGDIRKGNRLPDVPRWGGTLGAAYMRPLAALRWLSASVLNARLDYQYVGTRAADTQNHFDLNKYQKVDVRIGVASSGTEIYVFGSNLLDEQYDLYGFAPAAPTYVGAPARGRTLGVGVRHDF encoded by the coding sequence GTGCAGCACCCGTTCGTCGCGCAGACGCCGCAATGCCGTTTTCAAACGCTCCATTCCTTGACCCTGGCGTTGCTGGCTGCGCTTGCCGCCGCGCCGAGCGTGTCAGCGGCGCAGGGGAGCTCGCCGAATCGTGCCGCCGAGGACGCCGTGTCGGATCCGGGCGCCACGGTGGAGGGACAGGTAACGGAACTGGATGGAATGACAGTGACGGCGCGCCTTGCGGCAGAGCACGCCAAGGATATTCCTTTCGGGATCGGCGTGATCGGGGGCAGCGAGCTTGAGACCCGCCGGCAGCTCACGCTGGAAGAGGCGCTGCGCGCCACGCCGGGTGTGAACGTCTGGAGCGATGGCTCACCGCACAGCGCGAACGTGCTGATCCGCGGCACTGGCTCGATCAATCCGGTCAGCACCGACGATGGCGCGGTGGCGCTGTCGATCGATGGCGTGCCGCTGTCCATGCGTTCGATGTCGCTCGGCACGCTGGATATCGAGCGCGTCGAGATCCTCAAGGGTCCGCAGGGCACCTTGTTCGGCAGCAATAGCCGGGCCGGTGCGATCAACGTCATCACCAACAAGCCTACCCGCGATCTGCAGGCTTACGTCCGCGGCGAGATGGGTCAGCAAGGCCAGCAACTGGAAGAAGCCATGATCAGCGGCCCGCTGTCGGAGTCGCTCAGCGGGCGTTTTGCGATTCGCAACAGCGGCTCCGATCACTGGGTCGACAACACGCGCACCGGCGAGCCGCTGTCCAAGCCGCGCAGCCTGATGTTCCGTGGCAGCGTGTGTTGGGAAAACGGCGCCGGCACCGATCTGCTGTTCACTGCCGACCGCGAGGATGCCAGGCGCAACCTGGGCCTGGCGGTGCTGCGGCCTTACGACGACCCGCCAGTCATGGATGTCACGCCGGGCCTGTACGACGACAACAGCAAGACGGTGGAGCGCTATGCGGTCATCCTCAACCACGATCTGCCGGTGGGGCGGCTGACGTCGGTCACCGGCTACAGCAGGTTCGATACCGACTTCGTGGGCGGTTACGACGCGCGTGCGATGCAGGCAATGTTCGGCGTGGCGGCCGAAAACATGCAGCGCAGCAGAATGGACGGCAACACGCTCAGCCAGGACCTGCGCTGGACCTCCCTGCCGGGCGCGTCGGTGTTCTGGGTGACCGGTGTGAACCTGTCGCGCGCCCAGCGCAGCTTCGACCAGCTGTACATCAGCAGCAACCAGGCCATGGAACGGGATTACCAGACCGATAGTCACGCGGTGTACGGCGAGGTCACCTGGCCGCTCACCGACGTGCTCAAGCTGACTGGCGGCCTGCGCCATACCTGGGACCACAAGGCCTACGATGCCCTCTACGCCGGAACCGTCTCCGACTACCGCCGGCTTCGCGACGACTATTCCACCGGGCGGGTGGCGCTGTCCTCTGCGCTGACAGCGACCACCAACCTGTATGCCGCAGTCTCGCGCGGTTACGAATCCGGGGGCATCGGCGACTTTCCGACCCAGCTGGCCGACAGCGTGCCGTTCAAACCGGCCGCGTCCAATGCGCTCGAGGTGGGCTTCAAGACGGAGTCTGCCGACGGCCGTTACGCCTTGAATGGCGCGCTGTTTGCCACCCGGGTCAAGGACGACCACTTGATGGGCTTCGATCCGGCAACGTTGGCCACCTCGACGGTGAATGCCGATACCCGCAGCCGGGGCGCCGAATTGCAGGGAACCTGGCAGGTGGGCCAGGGATTCTCGCTGTCGGGCGGGCTGAGCGTCATCGATGCCGAGATCACCAACAACGTGTCGGGTGTGTCCGGCGGCGATATCCGCAAGGGCAACCGTTTGCCCGACGTGCCGAGGTGGGGCGGCACGCTGGGTGCGGCGTACATGCGGCCGTTGGCGGCGCTGCGCTGGCTTTCCGCGTCGGTGCTGAACGCCCGGCTCGACTACCAGTACGTCGGTACGCGTGCGGCCGACACCCAGAATCACTTCGATCTGAACAAGTATCAAAAAGTCGACGTGCGCATCGGGGTGGCCTCCAGTGGCACCGAGATCTATGTGTTCGGTAGCAACCTGCTCGACGAGCAGTACGACCTGTACGGGTTCGCACCCGCCGCGCCCACTTATGTCGGCGCACCCGCGCGTGGCCGCACGCTGGGTGTCGGTGTCAGGCATGACTTCTAG
- a CDS encoding ABC transporter ATP-binding protein: MQPVRGQIRLAMCLAATAALLNLGSLLALALAVRQLAEASGRWPVAPLLAAAACLVGGYGMRLSGFNQSHAAAFRLEALLRQQLAQHLTRVPLGEIQRWGAAALSKVLQDDVKALHVFVADSTPLYARAFVMPVCTGLALLWLDWRLALITAAPLALGFGVLALAMLGGAEMGRRYNQAREQVSAAVIEFVQAMPVVRSFDTGQSTFGRYRQALDGYLDVLTRWYRQAGFSARVSFAVLNPLPTLLVLLWLGGWLLLRGQLAFGIWVGALLLSAGMAEAMMPMMMLRQMVEKAQLSAARIQHVLALPVQPVPAACVSVPADSAVVFDNVSFGYAQQTGSANGAHEPPQERALSGVSFRVEPGTVTALVGPSGAGKTTVARLIPRFWDVLEGQVSIGGVDVRALPTEMLMAQVGFVFQDTFLFADTVADNIRLGVPDADMRAVIEAATAAQAHVFIQALPKGYDTQVGERGAALSGGQRQRIAVARAILQNRPILVLDEPTAFADPENELALLTALSALMRGKTVIIVAHRLATVRDVDQILVFERGRLVESGQHAALAAGGGVYARLWEHHAQARRWALRGTDAVGQPADRAPQVVK, translated from the coding sequence ATGCAGCCGGTGCGTGGCCAGATCCGGCTGGCGATGTGTCTTGCCGCTACCGCTGCACTGCTCAATCTGGGCTCGCTGCTGGCGCTGGCGCTGGCGGTACGTCAGCTTGCCGAGGCGTCGGGCCGCTGGCCGGTGGCGCCGCTGCTCGCTGCGGCAGCGTGCCTGGTGGGCGGCTATGGGATGCGCCTGTCCGGGTTCAACCAGTCCCATGCGGCCGCTTTTCGGCTGGAGGCCTTGTTGCGCCAGCAACTGGCGCAGCACCTGACGCGCGTGCCGCTGGGCGAGATCCAGCGCTGGGGCGCGGCGGCACTGTCGAAAGTGCTGCAGGACGACGTCAAGGCGCTGCATGTGTTCGTTGCTGATAGCACGCCGCTGTATGCGCGGGCCTTTGTGATGCCTGTCTGCACGGGTCTGGCGCTGCTATGGCTCGACTGGCGACTGGCGTTGATCACGGCGGCGCCGTTGGCGCTGGGGTTCGGCGTGCTGGCGCTGGCGATGCTGGGCGGGGCCGAGATGGGCCGGCGCTACAACCAGGCCCGCGAGCAGGTGAGCGCGGCGGTGATCGAGTTCGTGCAGGCAATGCCGGTGGTGCGCAGCTTCGACACCGGCCAGTCGACCTTTGGCCGTTATCGGCAGGCACTGGACGGGTATCTGGACGTGCTCACGCGCTGGTACCGTCAGGCCGGGTTTTCGGCGCGGGTGTCCTTCGCCGTCTTGAACCCGCTGCCAACGCTGCTGGTGCTGCTGTGGCTGGGCGGATGGCTGCTGCTGCGCGGGCAGCTCGCGTTCGGAATCTGGGTAGGCGCGTTGCTGCTGAGCGCTGGCATGGCCGAAGCGATGATGCCGATGATGATGTTGCGGCAGATGGTCGAGAAGGCGCAGCTGAGTGCGGCGCGTATCCAGCACGTGCTGGCATTGCCGGTCCAGCCGGTGCCGGCGGCGTGCGTCAGCGTGCCGGCGGATTCCGCAGTGGTGTTCGACAATGTCAGCTTCGGCTATGCGCAGCAGACGGGATCGGCCAATGGAGCGCACGAGCCGCCGCAGGAGCGCGCGCTGAGCGGGGTGAGCTTCCGCGTCGAACCCGGCACCGTCACCGCGCTGGTCGGTCCTTCGGGGGCGGGCAAAACCACCGTCGCCCGGCTGATTCCACGCTTCTGGGACGTGCTGGAGGGCCAGGTCAGCATCGGCGGCGTGGACGTGCGCGCACTGCCTACCGAGATGCTGATGGCCCAGGTCGGGTTCGTGTTCCAGGACACCTTCCTGTTTGCCGACACGGTGGCCGACAACATCCGTCTTGGCGTGCCGGATGCGGACATGCGCGCGGTGATCGAAGCCGCCACCGCCGCCCAGGCGCACGTCTTCATCCAGGCGCTGCCCAAGGGCTACGACACCCAGGTGGGGGAGCGTGGCGCCGCGCTCTCCGGCGGGCAACGGCAGCGCATCGCCGTAGCCCGCGCGATCCTGCAGAACCGGCCGATCCTGGTGCTCGACGAGCCGACCGCGTTTGCGGACCCGGAAAACGAACTAGCCTTGTTGACCGCCCTGTCTGCGCTGATGCGCGGCAAGACGGTGATCATCGTGGCGCACCGGCTTGCCACGGTGCGCGATGTGGACCAGATCCTGGTCTTCGAGCGTGGGCGACTGGTCGAATCCGGGCAGCACGCTGCGCTGGCTGCCGGCGGGGGCGTGTATGCGCGGCTCTGGGAGCATCACGCGCAGGCCCGGCGTTGGGCCTTGCGCGGGACTGATGCTGTGGGGCAGCCGGCCGATCGCGCGCCGCAGGTAGTGAAATGA